The following proteins come from a genomic window of Actinomycetota bacterium:
- a CDS encoding methyltransferase, translating into MAATTTEPATEPGTRAPHEVIWGLAQAVVPSRALHVVAEVGVADHLGDEALPAAALAGPCQVDAMALERLLRLLCAHGIFECAGEGFRHNRVSRLLCSDHPRSMRSFARINGLPVARAAIAALDHAAATGRPGAECVDPAGFFHYLEGHAEEAAVFGQAMADKARADIDDLLAAYDFRPFGTIADIAGGRGHLLHAILAVAPEARGVLFDLPEVVGGAGPHPERLRTQAGDFFHDPLPAADLYLLMEVLHDWRDREAAAILGAIRRAAQPGATMLIIEHLLPDEGVDLVSQTLDVLMLAVTGGQERRPSDLRALLRSTGFQPGRVIHTAGPISAVEAVAI; encoded by the coding sequence ATGGCAGCAACCACAACGGAACCAGCGACGGAGCCGGGCACCCGGGCGCCCCATGAGGTCATCTGGGGACTCGCCCAGGCGGTGGTTCCCTCACGAGCCCTGCACGTGGTGGCGGAGGTCGGCGTTGCTGACCATCTTGGCGACGAGGCGCTCCCGGCAGCAGCCCTGGCGGGTCCCTGCCAGGTGGACGCGATGGCGCTCGAACGCCTCCTGCGGCTCCTCTGCGCCCATGGCATCTTCGAGTGCGCCGGTGAGGGGTTCCGGCATAACCGGGTGTCCCGCTTGCTGTGCAGCGACCACCCGCGGTCGATGCGGTCGTTCGCCCGCATCAATGGCCTTCCGGTGGCGCGGGCGGCAATCGCCGCTTTGGATCACGCCGCCGCCACCGGCCGCCCCGGCGCGGAATGCGTCGACCCCGCGGGCTTCTTTCATTACCTCGAAGGCCACGCAGAGGAAGCCGCAGTGTTCGGCCAGGCAATGGCAGACAAGGCACGGGCGGACATCGACGACCTCCTGGCCGCCTACGACTTCCGGCCGTTCGGAACCATCGCCGACATCGCCGGCGGCCGGGGTCATCTGCTGCACGCCATCCTGGCGGTCGCCCCGGAAGCCCGGGGCGTGTTATTCGACCTTCCCGAAGTAGTCGGCGGCGCCGGTCCCCATCCCGAACGGCTCCGTACCCAAGCCGGTGACTTCTTCCACGATCCGCTCCCCGCCGCCGATCTCTACCTGCTCATGGAGGTCCTGCACGACTGGCGGGACCGGGAAGCCGCCGCCATCCTCGGGGCGATCCGCCGTGCGGCGCAGCCGGGCGCCACCATGCTGATCATCGAACACCTCCTGCCTGACGAGGGGGTCGATCTGGTCAGCCAGACCCTGGATGTCCTCATGCTGGCCGTGACCGGTGGCCAGGAGCGGCGGCCCTCGGACTTGCGAGCCCTCCTGCGCTCCACCGGATTCCAGCCCGGGCGCGTCATCCACACCGCAGGGCCCATCAGTGCAGTCGAAGCTGTCGCCATCTGA
- a CDS encoding AAA family ATPase, with amino-acid sequence MQAPRRTEFVGRQRELAVVDAALARAEAGEAAVVLCRGEAGIGKTRLAEEAAGRAAGRGFAVAWGMADDSVATPPLWPWRQVFRALQTSTRILSIAGDQAVAAPLRRLWGEGAKAQWVETGAEERFLVFDAVSRVLAATAAEERLAIFLEDMHWADEASLLLLRQLALGLPAARCLVWINTRDPAPGGLVERLAGLRRVHDLPLVGLEPDSVRRELESLTGTEVTESEFAGITALTGGNPFSVREAAISLGEQRAGGRGHLGTAVRPRLARLPEATQTAVQGAAVLGREFDSSVLAGVLAIAEGACLEALAPAVAAGLLQAGLPPASHRFAHALVHGAVLEGISPAVQHALHRGAAEALEARHGSEAGPHLFEIARHRAASASGGSRGLAASWLERAADLAMAQLGYEHAARLYEQAASVGGAEIDAQARSRLLLGAARAHNLAGALGDCHRCRMSALESAPDQARPHLVVEAALVLDPVGQPGFDLATRQMCREVLDRLGPDPTPLRARLSARFAETFIFLPDNDAAEEASAEAVRVAEASGDLAARVAAFRARQVVAAHPGKLAEREEVADRLTRLGEAAGRADVELRGRLCRVDVLFQQGRLGRIPGELDRSAVLADALRSPLARYQVLHTRAVLAQAQGRLAEARRLSDEAIGLAAWGDHPEPPNRRAAVLSGIARHAGLDGVTRTALESSTPGGRPPFIADLALAHDLAGEGRLGEAGDLWRSLGPVAHWRPPPHVVLLGAALGLETAIALGRPEDVQVLQDWLQAYRGHHVACGLGAATYLGPVELWLGKAALHLGQRDAAAAFLGQARQLSREAGAAGYELESASDEAAALLLRDAPGDREGARALAAEHLDAARALRLHAVAGRMQDVLDAVERSAPGPLTVREREVAGLVAQGLSNREIADRLVLSERTAQNHVQHILTKLGFRNRAQVALWFERQGTIHGEK; translated from the coding sequence ATGCAGGCACCGCGGCGTACCGAGTTCGTCGGACGGCAGCGTGAATTGGCGGTGGTGGATGCCGCCCTGGCACGCGCCGAAGCCGGCGAGGCGGCGGTGGTGCTGTGCCGCGGGGAGGCGGGCATCGGCAAGACCCGCCTGGCCGAGGAAGCGGCGGGGCGGGCTGCCGGGCGCGGGTTCGCGGTGGCCTGGGGGATGGCCGACGACAGCGTGGCCACCCCTCCGCTGTGGCCCTGGAGGCAGGTCTTCCGAGCCCTGCAGACCTCGACCCGCATCCTGAGCATCGCGGGCGACCAGGCGGTGGCTGCGCCGCTTCGCCGGCTGTGGGGTGAGGGAGCCAAAGCCCAGTGGGTGGAGACCGGCGCTGAGGAACGCTTCCTGGTCTTCGATGCGGTGAGCCGGGTGCTTGCGGCGACGGCGGCCGAGGAGCGCCTGGCGATCTTCCTGGAGGACATGCACTGGGCCGACGAGGCGTCGCTTCTCCTGCTTCGGCAGCTGGCCCTGGGCCTGCCCGCCGCGCGCTGTCTGGTCTGGATCAACACCCGGGATCCGGCCCCCGGCGGCCTGGTGGAGCGGTTGGCCGGGCTACGCCGGGTCCACGACCTCCCGCTGGTGGGCCTGGAGCCGGACAGCGTCCGCCGGGAGCTGGAGTCGCTGACCGGCACCGAGGTGACCGAGTCGGAATTCGCCGGGATCACGGCGCTGACCGGCGGCAATCCCTTTTCGGTGCGGGAGGCGGCCATCAGCCTGGGCGAGCAACGGGCCGGGGGGCGGGGTCACCTGGGCACCGCCGTACGCCCCCGGCTTGCCCGCCTGCCTGAGGCTACCCAGACCGCGGTGCAGGGGGCGGCCGTGCTGGGGAGGGAGTTCGACTCCTCGGTGCTGGCGGGCGTCTTGGCCATCGCAGAAGGCGCGTGCCTGGAGGCGCTCGCACCGGCCGTCGCCGCAGGCCTCCTGCAGGCGGGCCTCCCGCCCGCCAGCCACCGGTTCGCCCATGCCCTGGTCCACGGCGCTGTCCTGGAAGGGATTTCGCCCGCGGTGCAGCACGCCTTGCACCGGGGCGCCGCCGAGGCGCTCGAAGCCCGCCACGGCAGCGAGGCCGGCCCCCACCTGTTCGAGATTGCCCGGCACCGGGCGGCGTCGGCCAGTGGTGGCTCCCGCGGCCTCGCCGCCTCCTGGCTCGAGCGTGCGGCCGACCTGGCCATGGCGCAGTTGGGGTACGAACACGCCGCCCGGCTCTACGAGCAGGCCGCGTCGGTCGGAGGAGCCGAGATCGACGCCCAGGCGCGCAGCAGGCTGCTCCTCGGCGCGGCCCGGGCGCACAACCTGGCCGGCGCGCTGGGCGACTGCCATCGCTGCCGGATGTCTGCCCTTGAGTCGGCACCGGACCAAGCCCGTCCGCACCTGGTGGTCGAGGCGGCCCTGGTCTTGGATCCGGTCGGCCAACCAGGCTTCGACCTTGCCACGCGTCAGATGTGCCGGGAGGTGCTCGACCGCCTCGGCCCCGATCCGACTCCCCTCCGCGCCCGGCTGTCGGCGCGTTTCGCCGAGACCTTCATCTTCCTCCCCGACAATGACGCGGCAGAGGAGGCCAGCGCCGAGGCGGTGCGCGTTGCCGAGGCGTCGGGTGATCTGGCTGCCCGGGTGGCCGCCTTCCGGGCACGGCAGGTCGTGGCCGCCCACCCCGGGAAACTGGCGGAGCGAGAGGAAGTGGCCGACCGCCTGACCCGGCTGGGGGAGGCCGCCGGGCGGGCCGATGTCGAGCTCCGGGGTCGGCTCTGCCGGGTGGACGTCCTGTTCCAACAAGGCCGATTGGGACGGATCCCGGGCGAGTTGGATCGCTCGGCGGTGCTGGCCGATGCGCTGCGCAGCCCGCTCGCCCGGTACCAGGTGCTTCACACCCGGGCGGTGCTGGCGCAGGCGCAGGGCCGGCTGGCCGAGGCGCGCCGGTTGAGCGACGAGGCGATCGGCCTGGCGGCGTGGGGCGACCATCCGGAGCCTCCGAACCGGCGCGCCGCGGTCCTGTCCGGCATTGCCCGGCACGCCGGGCTGGACGGCGTAACCCGGACCGCGCTGGAGAGCAGCACGCCGGGGGGACGTCCGCCCTTCATCGCCGATCTCGCCCTGGCCCATGACCTGGCGGGTGAGGGACGGCTCGGAGAGGCAGGCGACCTCTGGCGTTCCCTCGGGCCAGTGGCGCACTGGCGCCCGCCCCCCCATGTCGTGTTGTTGGGCGCCGCTCTGGGGCTCGAGACGGCCATCGCGCTGGGCCGACCCGAGGATGTCCAGGTACTCCAGGACTGGCTGCAGGCCTACCGCGGCCATCACGTCGCCTGCGGTCTGGGGGCGGCCACCTACCTGGGTCCGGTGGAACTCTGGCTTGGGAAGGCCGCCCTGCATCTGGGGCAGCGTGACGCCGCCGCGGCATTCCTCGGCCAGGCCCGCCAGCTCAGCCGGGAGGCCGGTGCCGCGGGATACGAGCTGGAGAGCGCCAGCGATGAGGCTGCGGCCCTGCTCCTCCGGGACGCGCCGGGCGATCGGGAAGGGGCGCGGGCACTCGCCGCTGAGCATCTCGACGCCGCACGGGCGCTGAGACTGCATGCGGTTGCCGGGCGGATGCAGGACGTGCTCGATGCGGTGGAGCGCTCGGCCCCCGGGCCGCTTACCGTCCGGGAGCGGGAGGTAGCCGGGCTTGTGGCGCAGGGTCTCTCCAACCGGGAGATCGCCGACCGGCTCGTGCTCTCGGAGCGCACCGCACAGAACCACGTGCAGCACATCCTGACCAAGCTGGGATTCCGCAACCGGGCCCAGGTTGCGCTCTGGTTCGAGCGGCAGGGCACCATCCACGGCGAGAAATGA
- a CDS encoding AAA family ATPase, with protein MLEREDELAAVDRLLEGGGVLIIEGRAGIGKTALLGTACRLGAERGRGVLRGRGSELEAGFPFGVVRQLFERELMGFGSGERADLLAGPAGAVRALLLGEFAQTSAPDTSFAVLHGLYWLTANLADRRPLLIAIDDAQWADEASLRWLAHLSPRLEGLPVALLIALRPTEPASETVSLAALREATPTVVQPGLLSEAAVGDLVREVLGPGARPELTAAVWEASGGNPLYVNEVLRAAGHDGRPLAELDPAELLAHGHEGVGRRVVTRIRGLDPNALSLAQALAVLGDGADLRHAAAIAGVPMAHALFLAAGLVRIEVLAVEDPARFIHPVVRDAIEGSLGSDQRDAAHRAAARVLHDEGKPAGQVAAHLLGVRPAGDRWVLDRLREGATAAMQSGAPAAAAALLQRALSEPVPAAERVAVLREAAQSEAAAGSEAACGHLEAALLGARDSRERAEIAIEAAATYASLFRWVDAVDVIERALQELGDRDEGLAARLEGELVVCGLHDARRARHVVPILHRLSSRTNAGGRAEAVAVARGMAALLAGQPVDDAVAPLEQALAHAEARAESWDTRAALLWSLVTAEAFDRVDAALGPMIAEVHRSGSARGLVAVYSTLGLLRLRLGALPEADSAARVALRVLQEGDFAPGLAFAVTVLADVAVEAGQLDEAEALIDLLPPGGWPAGVGTVLIPAARGRLRLAQGRPGDALADFRRCADMFSPQVWGADLRDVGYVHARSGAAQALLGLGERDAAREIAAAELADIRRFGARRALGVASRVAGLAEGGERGLELLHESVASLRASPAILELAHSLAALGAALRRSGQRAAAREPLAEALDLAVRCGGRRLAARAREELRATGARPRHAWRRGLEALSPGELRVVRLAAEGRTNREIAYELYVTLKTVEGHLSRAYTKLGVAGRPQLSGVLQGETTRVETQ; from the coding sequence TTGCTTGAGCGTGAGGACGAGCTGGCGGCGGTCGATCGGCTCCTCGAGGGGGGCGGGGTGCTCATCATCGAAGGCCGGGCCGGCATCGGCAAGACGGCCTTGCTGGGCACTGCCTGCCGGCTGGGCGCGGAGCGGGGCCGCGGGGTCCTGCGTGGCCGAGGCTCGGAGCTGGAGGCAGGCTTCCCGTTCGGCGTGGTCCGCCAGCTGTTCGAGCGGGAGCTGATGGGCTTCGGGTCGGGCGAGCGTGCCGACCTCCTTGCCGGCCCGGCCGGGGCCGTTCGTGCCCTGCTGCTGGGGGAGTTCGCGCAGACCTCGGCGCCGGACACCTCGTTTGCCGTGTTGCACGGCCTGTACTGGCTCACCGCCAACCTTGCGGACCGCCGGCCCCTGCTGATCGCCATCGATGACGCACAGTGGGCGGACGAGGCTTCGTTGCGATGGCTGGCCCACCTCAGCCCGAGGCTCGAGGGCCTCCCGGTGGCGCTGCTGATCGCCCTGCGCCCGACGGAGCCTGCCTCCGAGACTGTCTCGCTGGCGGCCCTGCGAGAGGCAACGCCCACGGTCGTGCAGCCTGGGTTGCTGAGCGAGGCTGCGGTCGGGGACCTTGTCCGTGAGGTCCTGGGCCCCGGCGCCCGGCCTGAACTGACCGCCGCCGTGTGGGAAGCCAGCGGCGGGAATCCCCTGTACGTGAATGAGGTCCTGCGGGCGGCGGGCCACGACGGCCGGCCGCTGGCCGAGCTGGACCCCGCCGAGCTGCTGGCCCACGGGCACGAGGGAGTGGGCCGGAGGGTGGTGACCCGGATCCGGGGGCTGGATCCGAACGCGCTGAGCCTGGCGCAGGCGCTCGCGGTGCTCGGGGACGGCGCCGACCTGCGCCACGCCGCCGCGATCGCCGGCGTGCCCATGGCGCACGCGCTCTTCCTCGCCGCGGGGCTGGTGCGCATCGAGGTGCTTGCGGTGGAGGACCCTGCCCGCTTCATCCATCCGGTCGTGCGCGATGCGATCGAGGGATCACTGGGCAGCGATCAACGCGACGCCGCCCACCGGGCGGCTGCCCGGGTGCTGCACGACGAGGGCAAGCCAGCCGGACAGGTCGCCGCCCATCTCCTCGGAGTGCGCCCGGCGGGGGATCGATGGGTCCTTGACCGGTTGCGCGAGGGGGCTACGGCAGCGATGCAGAGCGGTGCGCCGGCGGCCGCCGCCGCCTTGCTGCAGCGGGCGCTGTCCGAGCCGGTCCCGGCGGCGGAGCGCGTGGCGGTCCTGCGGGAAGCGGCGCAGTCCGAAGCAGCTGCCGGGAGTGAGGCGGCCTGCGGTCACCTGGAAGCAGCGTTGCTGGGAGCCCGCGATTCCCGGGAGCGTGCCGAGATCGCGATCGAGGCCGCTGCAACCTATGCCTCGCTGTTCCGCTGGGTGGACGCCGTGGACGTCATCGAGCGCGCCCTCCAGGAGTTGGGCGACCGCGACGAGGGGCTCGCGGCCCGCCTGGAGGGCGAGTTGGTCGTGTGCGGGTTGCACGATGCGCGTCGTGCACGACATGTTGTGCCGATCCTGCACCGCCTCTCCTCCCGCACGAATGCGGGTGGGAGGGCGGAGGCGGTAGCGGTGGCGCGCGGCATGGCGGCGCTGCTGGCGGGGCAGCCGGTGGACGACGCAGTGGCCCCGCTGGAGCAGGCTCTCGCGCATGCGGAGGCCCGGGCAGAGAGCTGGGACACACGGGCAGCATTGCTGTGGAGCCTGGTGACCGCCGAGGCGTTCGACCGGGTAGACGCCGCCCTGGGGCCTATGATCGCCGAGGTCCACCGATCGGGCAGCGCCCGGGGGCTCGTCGCGGTCTACAGCACGCTGGGCCTGCTGCGGCTGCGGCTGGGCGCGCTGCCCGAGGCCGATTCGGCGGCCCGGGTCGCGCTGCGCGTCCTGCAGGAGGGCGACTTCGCTCCCGGGCTCGCCTTCGCGGTCACCGTGCTGGCCGACGTGGCAGTCGAGGCCGGCCAACTCGACGAAGCAGAGGCCTTGATCGACCTCCTGCCCCCGGGGGGCTGGCCGGCAGGAGTCGGGACCGTGCTCATTCCCGCCGCACGCGGGCGGCTGCGGCTGGCCCAGGGACGGCCGGGCGACGCCCTCGCCGACTTCCGGCGGTGCGCCGACATGTTCAGCCCGCAGGTGTGGGGCGCAGATCTGCGCGATGTGGGCTACGTGCACGCCCGCTCGGGTGCCGCCCAGGCTCTGCTGGGCCTCGGTGAGCGCGACGCCGCCCGCGAGATTGCCGCCGCCGAGTTGGCTGACATCCGGCGCTTCGGCGCCCGGCGGGCGCTCGGCGTGGCGTCACGCGTGGCTGGCCTGGCGGAGGGAGGCGAGCGCGGGCTCGAACTGTTGCATGAATCGGTTGCCAGCTTGAGAGCGTCGCCGGCGATCCTGGAGCTTGCCCATTCCCTTGCCGCCCTGGGGGCCGCCCTACGGCGGTCGGGCCAGCGGGCGGCCGCCCGCGAACCGCTGGCGGAAGCGCTTGACCTCGCCGTGCGCTGCGGCGGCCGCCGGCTGGCTGCTCGGGCCCGGGAGGAGCTCAGAGCCACAGGCGCCCGACCCCGGCATGCGTGGCGGCGCGGCCTCGAGGCGCTGAGCCCCGGTGAGCTCCGGGTCGTGCGCCTCGCCGCCGAAGGCCGCACCAACCGCGAGATCGCCTACGAGCTCTACGTGACCCTGAAGACGGTGGAGGGCCACCTGTCCCGGGCCTACACCAAGCTGGGGGTAGCAGGGAGGCCCCAGCTCTCGGGGGTGCTGCAGGGCGAAACAACCAGGGTGGAGACCCAATAG
- a CDS encoding SRPBCC family protein, with protein MITWRRTAPVQASAEDTFDVIGTNVAANQPKWEKEVQEVRLLTAGPIGVGSRAVMVRREMGRTRESEYEVTEFQPGASIAFRHPHDALGFALRFRVAPVATDRCELTVDVSAEPKGALRLMAPMLRLGFPKRCQRITDSMIQLVEASAS; from the coding sequence ATGATCACGTGGCGCCGCACCGCTCCGGTCCAGGCCTCGGCCGAGGACACCTTCGACGTCATCGGCACAAACGTCGCCGCCAACCAGCCGAAATGGGAGAAAGAGGTGCAGGAGGTCCGGCTGCTCACGGCCGGCCCGATCGGCGTGGGGAGCCGGGCGGTCATGGTGCGCCGGGAGATGGGCCGCACGCGTGAATCCGAATACGAGGTGACCGAGTTCCAGCCCGGGGCCAGCATCGCCTTCCGCCATCCCCACGACGCTCTGGGCTTTGCCTTGCGGTTCCGGGTTGCCCCGGTGGCCACTGACCGCTGCGAGCTCACGGTGGACGTGTCGGCCGAGCCCAAGGGCGCCCTGCGGCTCATGGCACCGATGTTGCGCCTCGGGTTCCCGAAGCGCTGCCAGCGCATCACCGACTCCATGATCCAGTTGGTGGAGGCGAGCGCCAGCTAG
- a CDS encoding glycosyltransferase — MQSRSVRVLFTLIPGAGHLSAVAPLARALQDSGHEVRVATAASFGGAVQAVGLTPVATGADWAGTPPTEDFARQSSIEQLRWLTGFTSGPQAAGLVELAGSWTPDLMVRDNLDFGAWAAAEELNLPVAVFGVTDTMPAPVAQLLLGDVLASLRSERGLAPDPELTSLTGDAYLDRTPPALANPYLAADTRRWAIRPEVYARRSDVMAPGWLDDLGGRPLVYVTLGTVVNRLLPVFRTIAEALEGRDIDVVMTTGDPAAVETLRPLPANVRTAAYIPQDAVLAKASGVVCHAGRGTVYGALGAGVPLCLLPLGTDQPLVAAACARAGAAVVCATTTTQIGPMAAPLTVPADLTAQMVSAAVDSMLAGGDLHRRTREIAAEIAAMPAAAEVAERLPELAGARRA, encoded by the coding sequence ATGCAGTCACGTTCCGTGCGAGTGCTGTTCACCCTGATCCCCGGTGCCGGCCATCTGAGCGCAGTTGCCCCACTGGCCCGGGCACTGCAGGACAGCGGTCATGAGGTGCGCGTGGCCACCGCTGCCTCCTTCGGCGGTGCCGTGCAGGCCGTGGGGCTCACCCCGGTGGCTACCGGAGCAGACTGGGCAGGGACTCCCCCCACTGAGGACTTCGCCCGGCAATCCTCCATCGAGCAGCTGCGCTGGCTGACCGGCTTCACGTCCGGCCCGCAGGCAGCCGGGCTGGTGGAGCTTGCCGGATCCTGGACCCCGGACCTGATGGTGCGGGACAACCTCGACTTCGGGGCCTGGGCGGCGGCCGAGGAGCTCAACCTTCCGGTGGCCGTGTTCGGGGTCACCGACACGATGCCGGCGCCGGTGGCGCAGTTGCTGCTGGGCGATGTGCTCGCCAGCCTGCGGTCGGAACGGGGCCTCGCTCCCGATCCCGAGCTCACCAGCCTGACCGGCGATGCCTACCTGGACCGGACGCCCCCGGCGCTGGCCAACCCATACCTGGCGGCCGACACCCGGCGCTGGGCCATCCGGCCGGAGGTATACGCCCGCCGGAGCGATGTGATGGCACCCGGTTGGCTGGACGACCTCGGGGGGAGGCCGTTGGTCTACGTGACGCTCGGGACGGTGGTCAACCGCTTGCTGCCGGTATTCCGCACCATTGCCGAGGCCCTGGAGGGCCGGGACATCGATGTGGTGATGACGACCGGCGACCCCGCTGCCGTGGAAACGCTGCGTCCGCTGCCCGCCAATGTCAGGACCGCGGCGTACATCCCGCAGGACGCCGTGCTGGCGAAGGCATCCGGGGTCGTGTGCCATGCCGGCCGGGGCACGGTCTACGGTGCGCTGGGGGCTGGGGTCCCGCTCTGCCTGCTGCCCCTGGGAACCGACCAGCCCCTGGTGGCCGCCGCCTGCGCCCGGGCGGGGGCGGCGGTGGTCTGCGCCACCACGACCACCCAGATCGGCCCGATGGCCGCCCCCTTGACGGTTCCGGCCGACCTCACTGCCCAGATGGTGTCGGCCGCGGTCGACTCGATGCTGGCCGGTGGTGACCTGCACCGCCGCACCCGGGAGATCGCCGCCGAGATCGCCGCCATGCCGGCAGCCGCCGAGGTGGCCGAGCGGCTCCCCGAACTGGCCGGGGCCCGGCGCGCCTGA
- a CDS encoding helix-turn-helix domain-containing protein: protein MTNRQPPAPRPLSRQERAGRTRQRIVQAAYRLFLERGYEATTMQDVADTAGVAVQTMYYTFKTKAQLLADVEMLAVLGDRPSAEWRNTPLATGLLGAATVDELVAAFVAADTNIKTRLAPFTVAVGAALPSDPEAVARRESGRDEFFRLFIDRLASRHGLRPGMSAERALDILRVVDSLPAFIELTTRRGWTLQQWQSWLIATIETQFLAEKNPETGA from the coding sequence ATGACGAACCGCCAGCCTCCCGCCCCGCGCCCCCTCAGCCGGCAGGAGCGAGCGGGCCGGACTAGGCAGCGCATCGTCCAAGCCGCCTACCGGCTGTTCCTCGAGCGGGGGTACGAGGCAACCACGATGCAGGACGTCGCCGATACCGCCGGCGTTGCCGTGCAGACCATGTACTACACATTCAAGACCAAGGCCCAGCTCCTGGCCGACGTGGAGATGCTGGCCGTGCTGGGCGACCGACCCTCCGCCGAGTGGCGCAACACCCCACTGGCAACGGGACTGCTCGGCGCCGCAACGGTGGATGAGCTCGTGGCCGCCTTCGTGGCTGCCGACACGAACATCAAGACCCGGCTGGCCCCGTTCACGGTGGCAGTCGGTGCTGCGTTGCCCTCTGATCCGGAGGCGGTTGCCCGCCGCGAGAGCGGCCGGGACGAGTTTTTCCGGCTCTTCATCGATCGGCTCGCCAGCCGTCACGGCCTGCGCCCGGGCATGAGTGCGGAGCGGGCCCTGGACATCCTGCGCGTCGTCGACTCCCTGCCCGCCTTCATCGAGCTGACGACCCGGCGGGGGTGGACGCTCCAGCAGTGGCAGTCATGGCTCATTGCCACCATCGAAACCCAGTTCCTGGCCGAGAAAAACCCCGAGACCGGGGCTTGA
- a CDS encoding class I SAM-dependent methyltransferase: MDQDRSPDRVFAGQVPAIYDDVLVPMIFGPYARDLAGRLRGRDSGSILEVAAGTGVLTRALAAMLPASVALVASDLNPDMIERAQVVGTARAVRWDQADVQSLPYADESFDAVVSQFGAMFFPDKARAFAEVHRVLRPGGEFLFSVWDRIETSEFALAVTEALAIQFPDDPPEFLRRTPHGYADPGVIRRHLEEAGFRGAMQVELVEEQSRAATAADVAIAFCQGTPLRAEIERQAPPGQAPQRLAEATAAARRAVEERFGATECVGRMSAWVVTACRAPGAL; this comes from the coding sequence ATGGACCAGGACCGCTCGCCGGACCGGGTATTCGCCGGGCAGGTCCCCGCGATCTACGACGACGTGCTGGTACCGATGATCTTCGGACCGTACGCCCGCGACCTTGCAGGCCGGCTGCGGGGGCGGGACTCGGGGTCGATCCTCGAAGTGGCCGCCGGCACCGGGGTGCTGACGCGGGCGCTGGCGGCGATGCTCCCCGCCTCGGTGGCCCTCGTCGCCAGCGACCTGAACCCAGACATGATCGAACGGGCGCAGGTGGTGGGCACTGCCCGGGCAGTGCGCTGGGACCAGGCAGACGTCCAGTCGCTCCCGTACGCCGACGAGTCGTTCGACGCCGTGGTGTCGCAGTTCGGGGCCATGTTCTTCCCCGATAAGGCCAGGGCCTTCGCCGAGGTGCACCGGGTGTTGCGCCCGGGAGGCGAGTTCCTCTTCAGCGTGTGGGATCGGATCGAAACCAGCGAGTTCGCGCTCGCTGTTACAGAGGCGCTGGCGATCCAGTTTCCGGATGACCCTCCCGAGTTCCTGCGCCGCACTCCCCACGGTTACGCGGACCCGGGGGTTATCCGCCGGCATCTTGAGGAGGCGGGCTTCCGGGGTGCGATGCAGGTGGAGTTGGTGGAAGAGCAGAGCCGGGCTGCCACGGCCGCCGATGTCGCCATCGCCTTCTGCCAGGGAACCCCGCTGCGCGCCGAGATCGAGCGGCAGGCCCCGCCGGGGCAGGCCCCGCAGCGGCTGGCCGAGGCGACCGCCGCCGCCCGCCGGGCAGTCGAGGAACGTTTCGGGGCAACGGAGTGCGTCGGGCGGATGTCCGCCTGGGTCGTTACCGCCTGCAGGGCTCCCGGGGCGCTCTGA
- a CDS encoding TetR/AcrR family transcriptional regulator, with the protein MDDVKAPMTYRQRQAEETKARIATAARDLFARQGYAQTSMEAIAAEVGVAVRTVYAAFGTKKAILGAICEQWLERAQTLVLVQEAMAAPGARRRLALLARAVRLQWEEGGDILTMLEVAAAGDAEIRAMVDGWAGARAAAMGRVLAGVESELVASLGLAGATAVVRAMTAPQLYQSLVGDSGWLPDQFEEWLGEALASLLLPPKARSRARTQG; encoded by the coding sequence GTGGACGACGTCAAGGCCCCGATGACCTACCGGCAACGCCAGGCCGAGGAGACCAAGGCGCGGATTGCCACCGCGGCCCGGGACCTCTTCGCACGCCAGGGGTACGCCCAAACCAGCATGGAGGCGATTGCCGCCGAGGTGGGGGTGGCAGTGCGGACGGTCTATGCCGCCTTCGGGACCAAGAAAGCGATCCTCGGCGCCATCTGCGAGCAGTGGCTGGAGCGTGCCCAGACACTGGTGCTGGTCCAGGAGGCGATGGCCGCGCCCGGAGCCCGCCGCCGCCTGGCTCTGCTTGCCCGGGCCGTCCGCCTCCAGTGGGAAGAGGGGGGCGACATCCTGACCATGTTGGAGGTCGCGGCTGCCGGTGACGCCGAGATCCGGGCGATGGTTGACGGTTGGGCCGGGGCGCGGGCGGCAGCCATGGGGCGGGTGCTGGCCGGCGTGGAGAGTGAGCTCGTGGCGTCGCTCGGGTTGGCCGGTGCCACCGCCGTCGTGCGGGCGATGACGGCGCCCCAGCTGTACCAATCGCTGGTCGGCGACTCGGGCTGGCTTCCAGATCAGTTCGAGGAATGGCTGGGCGAGGCGCTCGCCTCGCTGCTGCTGCCGCCCAAGGCCCGTTCCCGGGCCCGCACCCAGGGATGA